Sequence from the Rutidosis leptorrhynchoides isolate AG116_Rl617_1_P2 chromosome 3, CSIRO_AGI_Rlap_v1, whole genome shotgun sequence genome:
AAAAGGTAGTTTAATGTGTTTGCCAAAAATGCATGACTGACAAACCTTATTACTAGAATTCAAATTACAATGTATTGAATTATTATTTCTAAGAGACTTCAAAATATCACCACCCGGATGGCCTAGGCGATGATGCCATAAATCTTGACTTAAAGCAATAAAAGTTGATGGAGAAGATAGTTGTTGCAGCATGGAAGAGTGAAGAGGGTAGAGATCGCCAGTGCTATTACACCGTAGGATGGTGGTCCCCTTCGAAaaatccttcacagtaaaaccaaaaggGTCAAATGAGATAGagatattattatcagtagtaagaCGACGTACAGAGATTAAATTTTTAATAAGTTGTGGAGCATATAGAATATTAGACAAAAGTAAAGGTTTATTAGAAGAAGAGATATAAGAGTGACCGAATCCGTTAATAGGGAGCCGATTGCCATTACCAACTAAAATATATTTGGGGTGACCCGAGTTAAAATAAGACAAGAGTTTACCTTGTGAGCCCGTCATGTGAGATGATGCACCAGTGTCCATGTACCAATTATTATCTTAGGGTAGATGTAAGCTCATTGTATACATGGCCGATTCAATGTCGGTAGGGGTATTAGAAGCAACAGACTGGGCATAAGCAGGATTTTGTGGTCGTGGGCCAAGCAGCCCAGGTTGGCCATGTGACGAGTTGGGCCTGGGCAGATTATTAGTTGGGTAAGGGCAGGGTGGTATGTTCCAAGGTTGCTGTTGCCAAGCCCAAGTATTATTAGGCTGCCAATGATTGTTTGGTCCATTAAAGTAAGGAGCCCCATTTGGAGAATAATAACCAAAGTTACCTGATTGTGTGCCGGAATAAAaccgaccaccacgaccacgaccgaAACCACCTCGGCCACGATAATTACCTcgattagagtttcgaccacggtTGTACTGTCCAGTGTTGCGTTGAGTTGTGTGCGAAGATGTCGGAGCTTTGACTGGTGCGGTGGGCGTAACCGAGAGCAAGGCTGTGTTTGCAGTCGACGATGATTGATTGGCTTGCTTGGACTTGCGACTCTCTTCAAGAATTAATTTAGAACGAGCTTCGTAAAACGATGGTAGTTTTTCCATATGATTAATTTGAGAGGCAATTGAATCATAGGAATCATTTAAGCCCGTAACCACTAGACGATCATCATCGATTTTGGGACCGACGTTAGAGAGTTGATCCGCAATATTCTTGAGTTCCTGGCAATAGGCTGACATGTTAGGAAAGTTGTCCTGACGAAGGTTTGTGAACTCGTGAGTGAGATGCACAGCTCGTGTATGACGATTATCATGAAAGATGCTCTTGAGGCGTTCTCAAGCCTCTTGAGCAGTGGATCCCGGTACGAGAACAGTACCAAGTAATTCAGGCGAGATCGTCCCGTAAATCCATGAAAGGACTATAGCATCAAGACGATTCCATAATTCGGTATCTCTTGAGGGATTTGTCGTGGTGTCTGACGTAACAGTGGATGCAGAAGCATCCGTAGAGGGTATGATATGTTCAATAACCATGAAAGCACGGCAATGAATCTGGAAAAGTTCAGCCCATGATTCATATTTTCCGTTCTTGAGTTCAAGAATTAGAGGGACAGAGTTGCGAATATTAGTAACCGTAACAGCAGGATGGATCCAGTTGTTATCTGTCATGGTTGAAGAAGACTGGTGACAGAGAGAGTAACGAAAAAGAGAAGAAGAATTAGAAGGATCGTATTAGAAATCTGATACCATATTAGTTTGTAAAACCGTGATTTGCATTATGGTATACATCAGTATTTATATACAAGCTAGGAATTATCTAGAATTATATGCCTAATAACCAATCCTCTTATTTTGGGAAATGGTTGTACAATATCTTTGCTATGTTTATCTAATTATGTGATCAATACAAATCAGTCTATATATGGAGTAGATATACATCGGTTAATATAGTCACTATCCCAACATAATTCTCATCACTTCAAGCGTTTAGATAATTAAAGGATAATCACATACAAACAGCGTTCATTAGTTTTACAACTTACAAAACACCAACTCAAATGGAATTTTACCACCTGCGGCAACACGTTTAACCCCATTATATACGTAAATACTTATATTATACGAAGTACCAATTTTTTGGAACTGGGCCACCATACACGTTTTATTTTATCGACTTAGAgaacatcaaaattattatttatcgtttcattttattattgaatgatAAACGACAATGAAAAGATATAAGATATTTGACATGTTTTTTTTTTACCAC
This genomic interval carries:
- the LOC139895937 gene encoding uncharacterized protein; its protein translation is MSAYCQELKNIADQLSNVGPKIDDDRLVVTGLNDSYDSIASQINHMEKLPSFYEARSKLILEESRKSKQANQSSSTANTALLSVTPTAPVKAPTSSHTTQRNTGQYNRGRNSNRGNYRGRGGFGRGRGGRFYSGTQSGNFGYYSPNGAPYFNGPNNHWQPNNTWAWQQQPWNIPPCPYPTNNLPRPNSSHGQPGLLGPRPQNPAYAQSVASNTPTDIESAMYTMSLHLP
- the LOC139899865 gene encoding uncharacterized protein — protein: MTDNNWIHPAVTVTNIRNSVPLILELKNGKYESWAELFQIHCRAFMVIEHIIPSTDASASTVTSDTTTNPSRDTELWNRLDAIVLSWIYGTISPELLGTVLVPGSTAQEA